Within Paracholeplasma morum, the genomic segment ACGTACGGACGGGATAAACGCTGAAAGCATCTAAGCGTGAAGCCCCCCTTAAGATGAGATTTCCCATTAGCAATAAGTAAGTTCCCTTATAGACGATGAGGTTGATAGGCTAGGTGTGGAAGTGCGGTGACGCATGAAGCTGACTAGTACTAATAGAACGAGGACTTAACCTTACAATGAATTTATCTAGTTTTGAGAGATGTCTGGTGACGATGGCGAAGTGGACACACCTGTTCCCATCCCGAACACAGAAGTTAAGCACTTCAGCGCCGAAAATAGTAGAAGTATCTGCGAAGATAGGACGTTGCCAGGCAAATCTTAATAAAACGCCTAAATAGCTCAGTCGGTTAGAGCACCTGACTGTTAATCAGGGGGTCCTAGGTTCGAGTCCTAGTTTGGGCGCCACGATAAAAAACAAAAATCCAGTTTACGGGTTGTTTTTTTTCGAAGAAAGTAACTAAAAATCCTAATATGTATGCACTTTCATCGAAAAACCCCAACTGATAATGATGTAGAATGTTATAATTTATGTAAGGAAAGAAGGGATGTCATGCAAGCTTTGAAAAAGATTACACGCTATTTCGTTACTTTCTTTAAAGCTATATTCAGATTGATTATTGGATTAAAGACACCCAAAGGACTATTAGCACTTTTTATATCATTTTCTTTATTCTATGGATGGGGTATCGCATTCATTATCTATGGTATGATTACTTCACAAGGACGGTTTGTAACCATAGGGACTGGCGTTATGGTGTTTTGGTTAGCACCAGGTACACCGTTTTGGGCGATTGTGATTATTTCAACCTTATTCATTCAACGGGTCATCTTGAGAGATGCTAAAACACAGTCTTTCAGAAAAATCTATAATGAATATCTTGGGGCTTCAAAAGAACCATCAGATGATAAGATTATCCGTCTTGTTGAAGATAAAACAGACTTTGCAGATCCAAAACCGGAAGAACTTGAAGAGTCAAATAAGCCCACTAAAAAATGATTATATGATACAATCTTTTTGGAGGAATATATTATGAACTTTATTAAAACTAAGGAACACATTTATTTGAATGACAACCATAATGAGATGATTGCTGAAGTAAGATTTCCACTCGTAGGAGATCACTTAGTAGAAATCAATCGTACTTACGTAGATTCATCATTAAGAGGCCAAGGGGTTGCTAATAAACTATTAGAAGCTGCCTATCAACAACTAAAAGAACAAAACTACAAGGTCATTCCAACTTGTTCATACGCGCTAGCGTGGTTTAAAAGGAATATAGATAAACAAGATATTTTGAAACCTGGACTAGATTTGGACAAACTTAAAGAGGAATGTGCCATCTAAAGGAGACAACTATGGACTTTATAACAGAAAAGAATCGAATCTTTGTGTGTGAAGAGAATCAAATGATTGGAGAAGCTACTTTCCCAGAAATCGGTGATCATCTAGTAGACATTAATCACGTTGAAGTGAATCCTGACTATCGTGGTCAAGGCATCGCGAATAAACTGATGTTACTCTGTGTAGAAGAACTAACAAGACAGGGGTTTAAAGCAGTTGTAAGCTGTCCATATGCAATCAAATTTTTTAAGGACAATGAAATTTATCGTTACATACTAAAATGAGAACTTAACCGTTCTCATTTTTATTTGGATTGAAAGTTATAAGGGTTTATTATGGTATAATAAATCCGTTATTGAGGTTATAGTAATGAAGACAAAACTACAGAAAAATATATTTATTCTCACCTTACCAATATTCATCGAACTGGCATTCTTCATTTTGATGG encodes:
- a CDS encoding GNAT family N-acetyltransferase, which encodes MNFIKTKEHIYLNDNHNEMIAEVRFPLVGDHLVEINRTYVDSSLRGQGVANKLLEAAYQQLKEQNYKVIPTCSYALAWFKRNIDKQDILKPGLDLDKLKEECAI
- a CDS encoding GNAT family N-acetyltransferase, whose translation is MDFITEKNRIFVCEENQMIGEATFPEIGDHLVDINHVEVNPDYRGQGIANKLMLLCVEELTRQGFKAVVSCPYAIKFFKDNEIYRYILK